From Lasioglossum baleicum chromosome 2, iyLasBale1, whole genome shotgun sequence, a single genomic window includes:
- the LOC143216207 gene encoding arylalkylamine N-acetyltransferase 1 has protein sequence MTMSILILFRRWSILKGLKATPNCQRIGNRQANFHLTRPSFKLQTKCEEGPFFTTRLALPPDYENVTDFMCDAFYHGEPSIQSICNVPAIAPPSWREIMYDQVKAGLSIIAETRDRCVIGASLNTVVYPSDPIILRGLAEKMESPALKEVMYFYSYIAGQPNIYERFCIPRVFEVTSLAVSKEYRGRGVGRRLFFESWYLARDCDYAVIHVACTNRAMIKVCDGFQMQEVWNIPFDQYVRNGEVILKNITEPHTICKVYIDFLRECKTYCKTSKKCPITPPPSMK, from the exons ATGACTATGTCGATTCTAATATTATTCAGGAGGTGGTCTATTCTGAAAGGCCTCAAAGCCACGCCGAATTGTCAGAGAATTGGGAATCGGCAGGCTAATTTCCACTTGACGAGGCCAAGCTTTAAACTGCAGACGAAATGTGAA GAAGGTCCATTTTTCACAACACGTTTGGCGCTGCCGCCTGACTACGAAAACGTGACGGACTTCATGTGCGACGCGTTTTACCATGGTGAACCATCAATTCAAAGTATATGTAATGTCCCCGCGATCGCGCCGCCATCCTGGCGAGAGATAATGTACGACCAAGTGAAGGCGGGCCTGTCGATCATCGCCGAAACTCGGGACCGATGCGTGATCGGCGCATCCTTGAACACGGTTGTGTACCCATCGGATCCAATTATTTTGAGGGGGCTAGCAGAAAAAATGGAATCACCCGCTCTCAAGGAGGTCATGTATTTCTACAGCTACATAGCCGGTCAACCTAATATTTACGAACGGTTCTGTATACCGAGGGTGTTCGAGGTAACCAGCCTAGCGGTAAGCAAAGAGTATCGCGGCCGTGGGGTAGGCAGGAGACTATTCTTCGAAAGCTGGTACCTGGCACGCGACTGCGACTATGCGGTAATCCACGTGGCTTGCACCAACAG GGCAATGATAAAAGTATGTGACGGTTTCCAAATGCAAGAAGTGTGGAACATACCGTTTGATCAGTACGTCAGGAATGGTGAAGTGATTTTAAAGAATATTACAGAACCGCACACTATTTGCAAAGTATATATTGATTTTCTGAGGGAATGTAAAACATACTGTAAGACATCTAAAAAGTGTCCAATAACACCACCACCCTCAATGAAGTAA